Genomic window (Streptomyces sp. RerS4):
TCGTCCAGCCGGTCGGTGTCGGCCTGCAGGCGGACGCGCTGCCCGCGCACCTCGACGTCGTGGACGCCCGGCAGGTTCGCGAGGCCGTTCGGCGGCCCGGCCAGCTCGGCGGTGATCGACGTACGGGTGAGGTGGCGCAGCTGCGCGAGGCTGCCGCTCTCCACGGTGCGGCCCGCGCGGATGATGCTGACGCGGTCGCAGAGGGACTCGACCTCGCTGAGGACGTGCGAGCTGAGCAGCACGGTGCGGCCGGCGTCGCGCGCCTCGGCGACGCAGCGTTGGAAGACCTCCTCCATCAGCGGGTCGAGGCCGGAGGTGGGTTCGTCGAGGATGAGCAGTTCGGCGTCGGAGGCGAAGGCGGCGACGAGGGCCACCTTCTGCCGGTTGCCCTTGGAGTACGTACGCCCCTTCTTGGTCGGGTCGAGTTCGAACCGCTCGATCAGCTCGGCCCGCCGGGCGCGGTCGAGGCCGCCGCGCAGGCGCCCGTAGAGGTCGATGACCTCGCCGCCCGACAGGTTGCGCCACAGGGTGACGTCGCCGGGGACGTAGGCGATGCGGCGGTGGAGCTCCACGGCGTCGGCCCAGGGGTCGCCGTCGAGGAGGGTCACGGTGCCGGAGTCGGCGCGCAGCAGACCGAGGAGGACTCGGATGGTGGTGGACTTCCCGGCGCCGTTGGGGCCGAGGAAGCCGTGCACCTCGCCGGTGGCGACGTCGAGGTCGAGCCCGTCGAGCGCGGGGGTACGGCCGAACGCCTTGCGGAGTCCGGCGACATGGATGGCCTTCGTCATGTTCTGAACGTACGCTACTTTCACAAAATTGTGAACCTCGGGAATCGCGTAAAGTTCGAAGGGTGGCAGACACGATGGATACACAGGGCACGGACGACACGGCCGACGCACGGGACGACGAGGCCATCTCCCGCTTCGTCGAGCGGTTCGCCGCGCAGCTGACCGAGGCGGGCATGCAGCGGATGGCCTCCCGCGTCTTCGCCCGGCTCCTCGCGAGCGACAGCGGCGCCATGACCTCCGCCGAACTCGGCGGGGCACTGCGGATCAGCCCGGCGGCCGTCTCGGGCGCGATCTCCTACCTGACGCAGGTCGGCATGGTCAGCCGCGAACGCGAGCCGGGTTCACGCCGCGACCGCTACGTCCTGCACAACGAGCTCTGGTACGAGACCTTCACCCAGCGCGACCAGGTCCTCGCCCTCTTCGAGAAGACCCTCCGCGACGGCGCGGCCGGCCTCGGCCCGGACTCCCCGGCGGGCACGCGGGTCGCGGAGACGGCGGCGTTCTTCGCCTTCCTCCAAGACGAGATGCGCGGCCTGATGGACCGCTGGCGCAAGCACCGCGCGGGCCTGAACCTGCCGTAAGGGCCGACGTACGACCTACAGCGACCCGAAGTCGGGGACGGTCACGGTCCCGTCCTCGGCCAGGAGGAAGCCCGGGTTGTGGGCGATCTCCCACAGGTGCCCGTCCGGGTCGGCGAAGCAGCCCGCGTAGCCGCCGTAGGACGTCGCCCCGGCCGGCTTGGTGACGGTGGCCCCGGCCTGCCGCGCCGCCGCGAGGAGCGCGTCCACCTCGTCCGGGGAGCGCAGGTTGTGCGCCAGAACGACGCCCCCGAAACCGGTGCCGGTACCGGTACCGGCACCGTCGAGCCCGCAGTCCAACGCGAGCTTCTCGCGCCCCCACAGGACCACCCCGAGGCCGCCCGCCTGGAAGAAGACGGTCTCCTCGACCTCCTGCCCCCGCCAGCCCAGGGCCTCGTAGAACGCCCGGGACCGCCCGAGATCGGCGACGCCCAGGGTGATGAGAGTGACGCGCTGCTCCATGCCCGGAAGCTAACACGCACACCGGCGCCGGGGGCGGTGCCCCGCCCCGCTCGACTGCCTTCCGGCCCGGCGCGACGATGGGGGAAGGGGATACCGCTCCCACCTCGAAGGGCTGATCATGTTCCAGGACAGCAAGGCGTTCAGCGGCTTCTCGGTCGACGACCTCGACGAGGCCCGGCGGTTCTACGGGGACACGCTCGGCCTGCGTGTCTCCGACGACAACGGGATGCTCGCCCTGCACCTCGCCGGCGACACCACCGTGCTCGTGTACCCGAAGGACAACCACGAGCCCGCGAGCTTCACGATCCTCAACTTCCCCGTGGACGACGTCGAGCGCGCCGTCGACGCGCTGACCGCCGCCGGGGTCCGCATGGAGCGCTACCCGGAGTTCGAGGCGGACGACAAGGGCATCGTCCGCGTCGAGGACGGGCCGACCATCGCCTGGTTCAAGGACCCGGCCGGCAACGTCCTGTCCGTCCTCGAACCGATGTGAGCCCGGCCCACCCGCGCCGCGCCCCTACCTCGGCAGCGTCAGTGACCACGCCGCCCGCCGCACCGTCCACGTACGCCGACGCACCGGCCCCGCCAGGGCGTGGTCGGCCCGGTAGCGGAAGTCCGCCCCCGAGGCCCCCGACACCGTGATCGCCTCCGCGCACCCCGTCAGCGGCGCGGCCCCCGCCAGCCGGACGACCACCTCCGCCGGGCCGCCGACCCCGCTGGTGCGCACCGCGACGTCCTCCACCGGGTGCTCCACGTCCGCGAGCACCACCCCGTCGACCTCCACCCGCAGCCGGTGCACCCGCCGCCCCGGCGGGGCCGCGGGGCTCGGCAGCAGCGTGCGCAGCAGGGAGCG
Coding sequences:
- a CDS encoding VOC family protein, whose product is MFQDSKAFSGFSVDDLDEARRFYGDTLGLRVSDDNGMLALHLAGDTTVLVYPKDNHEPASFTILNFPVDDVERAVDALTAAGVRMERYPEFEADDKGIVRVEDGPTIAWFKDPAGNVLSVLEPM
- a CDS encoding MarR family transcriptional regulator, encoding MDTQGTDDTADARDDEAISRFVERFAAQLTEAGMQRMASRVFARLLASDSGAMTSAELGGALRISPAAVSGAISYLTQVGMVSREREPGSRRDRYVLHNELWYETFTQRDQVLALFEKTLRDGAAGLGPDSPAGTRVAETAAFFAFLQDEMRGLMDRWRKHRAGLNLP
- a CDS encoding ABC transporter ATP-binding protein: MTKAIHVAGLRKAFGRTPALDGLDLDVATGEVHGFLGPNGAGKSTTIRVLLGLLRADSGTVTLLDGDPWADAVELHRRIAYVPGDVTLWRNLSGGEVIDLYGRLRGGLDRARRAELIERFELDPTKKGRTYSKGNRQKVALVAAFASDAELLILDEPTSGLDPLMEEVFQRCVAEARDAGRTVLLSSHVLSEVESLCDRVSIIRAGRTVESGSLAQLRHLTRTSITAELAGPPNGLANLPGVHDVEVRGQRVRLQADTDRLDDVLRTLTGTGVRSLVSTPPTLEELFLRHYTEDRVEERAAGR
- a CDS encoding VOC family protein, which gives rise to MEQRVTLITLGVADLGRSRAFYEALGWRGQEVEETVFFQAGGLGVVLWGREKLALDCGLDGAGTGTGTGFGGVVLAHNLRSPDEVDALLAAARQAGATVTKPAGATSYGGYAGCFADPDGHLWEIAHNPGFLLAEDGTVTVPDFGSL